Proteins encoded within one genomic window of Corvus hawaiiensis isolate bCorHaw1 chromosome 9, bCorHaw1.pri.cur, whole genome shotgun sequence:
- the PDC gene encoding phosducin isoform X1: MEENANTSLEDNFEGQATHTGPKGVINDWRKFKLESEDGDSLPPSKKEMLRQMSSPHRSFSRDDKDTRERFCRKMSMQEYKLIHATQEDESCLQQYRKRCMQDMHQRLSFGPKFGFVCELQNGEQFLEAVEKEHKTTTVIVHIYEDGVKGCEALNSSLTCLAAEYPTVKFCKIKASSTGAGDRFSSEVLPSLLVYKAGELLSNFISVSEQFNEEFFAVDVEAFLNEYGLLPERELRVLGNGTDEPDVE; encoded by the exons atggaagaaaatgccAACACCAGCTTGGAAGACAACTTTGAAGGACAGGCAACACACACAG GGCCCAAAGGTGTGATCAATGACTGGAGGAAGTTCAAATTAGAGAGTGAAGATGGAGACTCCTTACCCCCGAGCAAGAAAGAAATGCTTAGACAAATGTCTTCACCACACAGATCTTTCAGCAGAGATGATAAAGATACCAGAGAGAGATTCTGCCGTAAg ATGAGCATGCAGGAGTACAAGTTGATTCACGCCACACAGGAGGACGAAAGCTGCCTACAGCAGTACCGCAAGCGCTGCATGCAGGACATGCACCAGCGGCTCAGCTTCGGGCCCAAGTTTGGCTTCGTGTGCGAGCTGCAGAACGGGGAACAGTTCCTGGAGGCCGTGGAGAAGGAGCACAAAACCACCACGGTCATCGTGCACATTTACGAGGACGGCGTCAAGGGCTGCGAGGCCCTCAACAGCAGCCTGACCTGCCTGGCGGCCGAGTACCCCACCGTCAAGTTCTGCAAGATCAAGGCCTCCAGCACGGGTGCTGGGGATCGCTTCTCCAGCGAGGTGCTCCCCTCCCTACTGGTCTACAAGGCCGGGGAGCTGCTGAGCAATTTCATTAGTGTCTCTGAACAGTTCAATGAGGAGTTTTTTGCTGTGGATGTGGAGGCTTTCCTAAATGAGTATGGGCTGCTACCTGAGAGGGAGCTTCGGGTGCTGGGGAATGGCACAGATGAGCCAGATGTTGAATAA
- the PDC gene encoding phosducin isoform X2, whose protein sequence is MLRQMSSPHRSFSRDDKDTRERFCRKMSMQEYKLIHATQEDESCLQQYRKRCMQDMHQRLSFGPKFGFVCELQNGEQFLEAVEKEHKTTTVIVHIYEDGVKGCEALNSSLTCLAAEYPTVKFCKIKASSTGAGDRFSSEVLPSLLVYKAGELLSNFISVSEQFNEEFFAVDVEAFLNEYGLLPERELRVLGNGTDEPDVE, encoded by the exons ATGCTTAGACAAATGTCTTCACCACACAGATCTTTCAGCAGAGATGATAAAGATACCAGAGAGAGATTCTGCCGTAAg ATGAGCATGCAGGAGTACAAGTTGATTCACGCCACACAGGAGGACGAAAGCTGCCTACAGCAGTACCGCAAGCGCTGCATGCAGGACATGCACCAGCGGCTCAGCTTCGGGCCCAAGTTTGGCTTCGTGTGCGAGCTGCAGAACGGGGAACAGTTCCTGGAGGCCGTGGAGAAGGAGCACAAAACCACCACGGTCATCGTGCACATTTACGAGGACGGCGTCAAGGGCTGCGAGGCCCTCAACAGCAGCCTGACCTGCCTGGCGGCCGAGTACCCCACCGTCAAGTTCTGCAAGATCAAGGCCTCCAGCACGGGTGCTGGGGATCGCTTCTCCAGCGAGGTGCTCCCCTCCCTACTGGTCTACAAGGCCGGGGAGCTGCTGAGCAATTTCATTAGTGTCTCTGAACAGTTCAATGAGGAGTTTTTTGCTGTGGATGTGGAGGCTTTCCTAAATGAGTATGGGCTGCTACCTGAGAGGGAGCTTCGGGTGCTGGGGAATGGCACAGATGAGCCAGATGTTGAATAA